The genomic window ATCGGAAATCAGCCATTCCCAGTTTTCATAAGTCTGGTTAAGGACCGACTGTATTGTTTCCTCGATAAATTCTGCAGAATTATAAGAAGGCGTAATAATGGAAACCAGCTCTTTCATTTGTGTTTATAAAAATTTTTTCTCGTAAAAATGCCATGAACTTATCCCTACAGCGATGACGACCAGCATACAGGCCACAGCCATCAGGTAAGGATTGTAATCTTTAAAAAGCCCCAGCGTTGTAAAGGTCCTGATAATAGGGAAGTGGAAAATATAAATTCCGTACGTAAAATCACCGTATTTCCCGAAATTGTTCAGGAATTTAAGCGAGTATGCAATGTACAGGACAATAATCCCGATCATCATCGGTGAAAAAAGTTTGATGTTCAAAACCAGATCGATCCAGACCGTAAGAACGGCAATGATGAAAAGGGTGTTTTTATGTTTAATAAACTGATCAAAGTTAAAATAAATCAGCATTCCCGGAATAAAATAGGACAGGGTTCCCGGAAGCTGTTTGGCCATCGAGATTTTACCAAGCGACTCAAAATAATTCAGATAAACCAGTGATAGGAAATAAATAATAAGTAAACTGATGTTCCGGTATTTGTTGTTCTTTCCGAAAAGCAGGAAAAGCAGGGGAACACAGAAGTAATAGCTCATTTCTATTTTCATGGTCCATAACGCTCCGTTCACAGCCTGATTCCCGAAAACCCCGGGAAGCCACGGTGCTTTAAAATTTAAAAATATCGAGTTCCAGAACAGGTATTTGTATACCTGGGTATTGCTGAAATATTCTTTAAATGTATACGTACTTACAAGACTTAATAAAACAGCACAAAGAAAAACCACTAATAAATAAGCCGGAACAATTCTGCTGATTCTTTTTTTGAAATACCTTTTTAAGCTTGAAGACCGGTCATAGCTTCTTGCAATAAGAAAGCCGCTGACAACGAAAAACCCGAAAACGGCAATCTCTACCGGGCTGTTCTCAAAAACTTTGAGTTCAGGAGAAGCACTTAAAGCGCCCAAATGCCCGACGAAAACGATAAAAGCGAGGAGAACACGGATGAAGTCAAAATTATTTTTCGTGATGTCTTGCATTTGCCTTGTTTTGTGCAAAAATAGTTTTTTTCGCAGAATACAGACCGCTTTCTTATGGCTAATGTTTATTAAATAAAGGTCATTTAAAAGATTTTATAGTGCCCGTAAACAGAAAACAATAAATTTTAATAATATTTTTTCAAAAATATTGTATAATAATATAAATAAATCATAATTTTAGCGCTTGAAAAATTTGATACATGAAGAAATTAGCATTATTATTTGCAGGTTTGTCATTATTCGTAGCAACAGGTTGTAACGACGATAACACGGAAGTAATTGAAGCTCCGCTGGTAGGCGTTTGGCAGCCGACAAAGAAAGTAGTAACCACCGTACCAACTACAGGGACGCCGGTTTCCGATGGAATTTCTTTTGACACCACATGTCAACAAACATCAAGATGGACTTTTTCCTCAGGAAATGCAGGGAAAAGAAAAGATATGGGAGACAGCTCTACGCCGGGAACCTGTACACCGACTTTCGACAGAACCTTCAGCTATACTTACGATAAAGGCAGCAAAGCCATCCAGATCAAATATCAGGGAATCGTGCAGCCGGATCAGGGAAAAATTATCAGCATCAGCGATACTTCTCTGAATATTATGTTTGAAGATAAAACGGATCCTACTACATTTCGTTCTGAAACCTACACGTTTAAGAGAATTCCTCAGTAATATCTGAATAATTAATATCATATAAAATCTCATCTTACGGTGGGATTTTTTGTTTTACGAGATTTAATTCAAAATTAAATTTACATTTCTTTTAAAATCATTATTTTTGTGAATCTTGAATCAGACAGTAATTATAATTGATCTGATTTCAAAAGTCTAACATCTAACATCTATAATAAAAAGTGTTTTACGATCATCAGCAGATAGAAAAAAAGTGGCAGAAATACTGGGAAGACCATCAAACGTATAAAACTTCCAACAGCACAGAAAAACCTAAATTTTATGTTCTCGATATGTTTCCGTATCCATCCGGTGCAGGGCTTCACGTAGGCCATCCGCTTGGGTATATTGCTTCCGACATTTATGCGAGATACAAAAGGCACCAGGGATTCAATGTGCTTCACCCGGTAGGCTACGACAGTTTTGGACTTCCTGCTGAGCAGTATGCCATCCAGACTGGGCAGCACCCGGCGATCACTACTGAGAAAAACATTACAAGATATGAGGAGCAGCTGAGAAAAATCGGTTTCTCGTTCGACTGGAGCCGTGAAGTGAGAACTTCCGATCCTTCTTATTATAAATGGACGCAATGGATCTTTATTGAGCTGTTCCATTCGTGGTATAACAAAAATACCGACAAGGCAGAATCTATCAAAACACTTATAAAGCATTTTGAAGAAAGAGGAACAGAATGGCTGAACGCCAATCAGAACGATGAACTTGATTTCACCGCAGAAGAATGGAATGCTGCTTCTGAAATCGATAAAGAAGATATCCTTTTAAACTACCGTCTGGCTTACCGGGCAGAGACTACCGTAAACTGGTGCCCGGCTTTGGGAACGGTTTTGGCAAACGATGAGGTAAAAGACGGAAAATCTGAGAGAGGAGGATATCCTGTTTTCCAGAAGAAAATGATGCAGTGGAGCATGAGGATTTCGGCTTATTCCGAAAGATTATTGCAGGGATTAAAAACACTGGACTGGCCACA from Chryseobacterium sp. SORGH_AS_0447 includes these protein-coding regions:
- a CDS encoding acyltransferase — encoded protein: MQDITKNNFDFIRVLLAFIVFVGHLGALSASPELKVFENSPVEIAVFGFFVVSGFLIARSYDRSSSLKRYFKKRISRIVPAYLLVVFLCAVLLSLVSTYTFKEYFSNTQVYKYLFWNSIFLNFKAPWLPGVFGNQAVNGALWTMKIEMSYYFCVPLLFLLFGKNNKYRNISLLIIYFLSLVYLNYFESLGKISMAKQLPGTLSYFIPGMLIYFNFDQFIKHKNTLFIIAVLTVWIDLVLNIKLFSPMMIGIIVLYIAYSLKFLNNFGKYGDFTYGIYIFHFPIIRTFTTLGLFKDYNPYLMAVACMLVVIAVGISSWHFYEKKFL
- a CDS encoding lipocalin family protein, whose amino-acid sequence is MKKLALLFAGLSLFVATGCNDDNTEVIEAPLVGVWQPTKKVVTTVPTTGTPVSDGISFDTTCQQTSRWTFSSGNAGKRKDMGDSSTPGTCTPTFDRTFSYTYDKGSKAIQIKYQGIVQPDQGKIISISDTSLNIMFEDKTDPTTFRSETYTFKRIPQ